One segment of Macrobrachium rosenbergii isolate ZJJX-2024 chromosome 25, ASM4041242v1, whole genome shotgun sequence DNA contains the following:
- the LOC136852110 gene encoding uncharacterized protein, with protein MKLPQATHQGKDQTEERRTTRGDVLLPLELREESRYEHRGSTCFFIRDERSDTEFLNTRACRSFVPTSLNERLNPAPPTNLHISTASRAPLEMYGRRDMNVSFTGKDYSWTLTMADVTIAHQANEPPTHLHPHPCRHSGTTTLSKEYRYLFTIIDRNTRWPKAIPIQQQMAENCMKAIIRWVSRHGIPQIIMSDKGASFTSTLWNALTDSLGTKIAHATAYSPEAISIIERLHWLLKASLTARCQGGSWRKELPWVLLGLRTTLHVAFNASPGEVLYSQALTLPADVFQDQMSPTSSSDTRKAVERKMPTT; from the exons ATGAAACTTCCCCAAGCAACTCATCAAGGGaaagaccagacagaagaaagacgaaCCACCAGAGGGGATGTGCTACTTCCATTAGAGCTTCGGGAAGAAAGCCG atatGAACATAGAGGCTCCACATgcttcttcatcagggacgaaaGGTCAGACACAGAATTCCTCAACACCAGGGCATGCAGGTCATTTGTGCCAACCAGTCTGAATGAAAGACTCAACCCCGCTCCACCTACCAACCTCCACATATCCACCGCCAGCAGAGCACCACTTGAGATGTACGGGAGGCGGGATATGAACGTGTCATTCACTGGAaaagactacagttggaccttAACCATGGCAGATGTAACGATAGCACA CCAGgcaaacgaaccaccaacacacCTACACCCACATCCATGTCGACATAGTGGGACCACTACCCTGTCCAAGGagtacagatacctgttcaccatcatcgacagaaataccaggtggcccaaagcaatACCAATTCAGCAACAGATGGCAGAAAACTGCATGAAAGCCATCATCAGATGGGTCAGCAGGCATGGAATCCCGCAGATCATCATGAGTGACAAGGGAGCCAGCTTCACGTCCACCCTGTGGAACGCCCTcacagacagtttggggacaaagatagCACATGCAACAGCCTACAGTCCAGAAGCTATCAGCATCATCGAAAGGCTACACTGGttgttgaaagcatcactcaccgccagatgtcaaggcgggagctggagaaaggagttaccatGGGTCTTACTGGGCCTAAGAACAACACTGCACGTAGCATTCAATGCATCTCCAGGAGAAGTCCTATACAGCCAAGCACTAACATTGCCAGCAGATGTCTTTCAAGATCAAATGAGCCCAACATCCTCCTCCGACACCCGAAAAGCGGTAGAACGGAAAATGCCAACCACGTGA